One genomic region from Prunus persica cultivar Lovell chromosome G3, Prunus_persica_NCBIv2, whole genome shotgun sequence encodes:
- the LOC18783539 gene encoding serine/threonine-protein kinase OSR1 isoform X2, producing MMEKMKYPIGPEHYTLYEEVGQGVSASVHRALCKPVDAIVAIKILDFERDNCDLNNISREAQTMILVDHPNVLKSHCSFVSDHNLWVVMPFMSGGSCLHILKAAYPDGFEEVVIATILREILKGLEYLHHHGHIHRDVKAGNILIDSRGAIKLGDFGVSACLFDSGDRQRMRNTFVGTPCWMAPEVMEQLHGYDFKADIWSFGITALELAHGHAPFSKYPPMKVLLMTLQNAPPGLDYERDRKFSKSFKQMIASCLVKDPSKRPSAKKLLKHSFFKQARSNDYIARTLLEGLPALGDRIKELKRKEEYMLAQKKMPDGQKEELSQNEYKRGISGWNFNLDDMKAQASLIQDADEPVPDNILMGTSNSLSALDAQQKQSQCHNLDAVADMEDNDMIQNQQATLPLVDTTLYGAKVRSDKSDDDSSIASSSHEPHLSRNSSPRHDDRTENNLGEKPNVDKLEATAMHKRQCSSGSSGLSEVTDPLIKGESDKCPSQPQSNLKCNAAVVPQLADDTLAEVPPKAYKSPANNDELDEKAKVPVVQQKGRFKVTSENVDLEKVAPAPILQKSHSLQVISMSPASPLPSALPSPLPSPLTSPSDATPSAICGYFLFPLLNAVLQTNIIQRASILNLMKQAADFAANRAADGGSSQATNVTEKRQAALEREAELLNEIIELQRRLMSAHDELQKLKVDTA from the exons ATGATGGAGAAGATGAAGTATCCGATTGGACCAGAGCACTACACGCTGTATGAGGAGGTTGGGCAAGGCGTAAGCGCTTCCGTACATCGTGCGCTCTGTAAGCCCGTGGATGCTATCGTCGCCATCAAAATCCTCGATTTCGAACGCGACAATTGCGATCTG AACAACATTTCTCGTGAAGCGCAGACGATGATCCTGGTCGACCATCCTAATGTCCTCAAATCTCACTGTTCCTTTGTTAGTGATCATAATCTGTGGGTTGTCATGCCATTCATGTCTGGGGGTTCTTGTCTTCATATTTTGAAGGCAGCATACCCAGATGGTTTTGAGGAAGTTGTTATAGCCACCATATTACGTGAGATTTTGAAAGGTTTAGAGTATCTTCACCATCATGGCCACATTCATCGAGATGTCAAA GCTGGGAATATTCTCATTGATTCACGCGGTGCAATCAAGCTCGGGGATTTTGGGGTTTCTGCTTGCCTTTTTGATTCAGGTGATAGGCAGCGCATGAGAAACACATTTGTGGGAACACCTTGCTG GATGGCACCAGAGGTTATGGAGCAGTTACATGGTTATGATTTCAA GGCTGATATCTGGTCTTTTGGTATAACTGCATTGGAGCTTGCCCATGGCCATGCTCCTTTCTCAAAGTATCCTCCTATGAAG GTACTGCTCATGACATTGCAAAATGCACCTCCTGGCCTTGATTATGAAAGGGATAGGAAGTTTTCAAAG tcTTTTAAGCAGATGATTGCTAGTTGCTTGGTAAAGGATCCTTCAAAACGGCCTTCTGCAAAGAAGTTGTTGAAGCATTCCTTCTTCAAGCAAGCTCGGTCAAATGATTATATTGCACGAACACTTCTCGAGGGGCTGCCTGCTCTTGGTGATCGCATCAAGGAATTAAAG agaaaggaagagtATATGCTtgcacaaaagaaaatgccAGATGGGCAGAAGGAGGAACTATCACAG AATGAATATAAAAGAGGAATTAGTGGTTGGAACTTCAATCTTGACGACATGAAGGCTCAAGCTTCCCTG aTCCAGGATGCTGATGAACCTGTACCTGATAACATTCTGATGGGGACTTCCAATTCTCTGTCTGCTCTTGATGCACAACAAAAGCAATCACAATGTCATAACTTAGATGCAGTTGCAGACATG GAAGACAATGATATGATTCAGAACCAACAAGCTACTCTTCCACTCGTTGACACAACTTTATATGGTGCCAA AGTTAGAAGTGACAAATCCGATGACGATTCTAGCATTGCTAGTTCTAGCCATGAACCACATCTTTCACGAAATTCTTCACCTCGTCATGATGATCGTACTGAAAACAATTTGGGTGAAAAGCCTAATGTTGATAAACTGGAAGCTACGGCTATGCATAAAAGGCAATGCTCATCAGGCAGCAGTGGTTTATCAGAAGTTACTGATCCACTTATTAAAGGAGAGAG CGATAAATGTCCAAGTCAGCCCCAAAGTAATTTGAAATGCAATGCAGCAGTAGTTCCACAACTAGCAGATGATACACTTGCTGAGGTTCCTCCTAAAGCATATAAATCACCAG CAAATAATGATGAACTTGATGAGAAAGCAAAGGTGCCAGTTGTACAGCAGAAAGGACGTTTCAAAGTCACATCCGAGAATGTTGACTTAGAGAAG gTGGCCCCGGCTCCTATACTGCAAAAGAGTCACAGCTTGCAG GTGATTAGCATGAGTCCTGCAAGTCCTCTACCATCAGCTCTTCCATCACCCTTACCATCACCTCTAACATCACCTTCTGATGCTACCCCATCAGCTATTTGTggctattttcttttcccattGTTAAACGCTGTTTTGCAGACAAATATTATTCAAAGG GCgagtattttaaatttaatgaagCAAGCTGCTGATTTCGCAG CCAACCGTGCAGCTGACGGAGGATCCTCCCAGGCTACTAATGTGACAGAGAAG
- the LOC18783539 gene encoding serine/threonine-protein kinase OSR1 isoform X4, translating to MMEKMKYPIGPEHYTLYEEVGQGVSASVHRALCKPVDAIVAIKILDFERDNCDLNNISREAQTMILVDHPNVLKSHCSFVSDHNLWVVMPFMSGGSCLHILKAAYPDGFEEVVIATILREILKGLEYLHHHGHIHRDVKAGNILIDSRGAIKLGDFGVSACLFDSGDRQRMRNTFVGTPCWMAPEVMEQLHGYDFKADIWSFGITALELAHGHAPFSKYPPMKVLLMTLQNAPPGLDYERDRKFSKSFKQMIASCLVKDPSKRPSAKKLLKHSFFKQARSNDYIARTLLEGLPALGDRIKELKRKEEYMLAQKKMPDGQKEELSQNEYKRGISGWNFNLDDMKAQASLIQDADEPVPDNILMGTSNSLSALDAQQKQSQCHNLDAVADMEDNDMIQNQQATLPLVDTTLYGAKVRSDKSDDDSSIASSSHEPHLSRNSSPRHDDRTENNLGEKPNVDKLEATAMHKRQCSSGSSGLSEVTDPLIKGESDKCPSQPQSNLKCNAAVVPQLADDTLAEVPPKAYKSPANNDELDEKAKVPVVQQKGRFKVTSENVDLEKVAPAPILQKSHSLQASILNLMKQAADFAANRAADGGSSQATNVTEKRQAALEREAELLNEIIELQRRLMSAHDELQKLKVDTA from the exons ATGATGGAGAAGATGAAGTATCCGATTGGACCAGAGCACTACACGCTGTATGAGGAGGTTGGGCAAGGCGTAAGCGCTTCCGTACATCGTGCGCTCTGTAAGCCCGTGGATGCTATCGTCGCCATCAAAATCCTCGATTTCGAACGCGACAATTGCGATCTG AACAACATTTCTCGTGAAGCGCAGACGATGATCCTGGTCGACCATCCTAATGTCCTCAAATCTCACTGTTCCTTTGTTAGTGATCATAATCTGTGGGTTGTCATGCCATTCATGTCTGGGGGTTCTTGTCTTCATATTTTGAAGGCAGCATACCCAGATGGTTTTGAGGAAGTTGTTATAGCCACCATATTACGTGAGATTTTGAAAGGTTTAGAGTATCTTCACCATCATGGCCACATTCATCGAGATGTCAAA GCTGGGAATATTCTCATTGATTCACGCGGTGCAATCAAGCTCGGGGATTTTGGGGTTTCTGCTTGCCTTTTTGATTCAGGTGATAGGCAGCGCATGAGAAACACATTTGTGGGAACACCTTGCTG GATGGCACCAGAGGTTATGGAGCAGTTACATGGTTATGATTTCAA GGCTGATATCTGGTCTTTTGGTATAACTGCATTGGAGCTTGCCCATGGCCATGCTCCTTTCTCAAAGTATCCTCCTATGAAG GTACTGCTCATGACATTGCAAAATGCACCTCCTGGCCTTGATTATGAAAGGGATAGGAAGTTTTCAAAG tcTTTTAAGCAGATGATTGCTAGTTGCTTGGTAAAGGATCCTTCAAAACGGCCTTCTGCAAAGAAGTTGTTGAAGCATTCCTTCTTCAAGCAAGCTCGGTCAAATGATTATATTGCACGAACACTTCTCGAGGGGCTGCCTGCTCTTGGTGATCGCATCAAGGAATTAAAG agaaaggaagagtATATGCTtgcacaaaagaaaatgccAGATGGGCAGAAGGAGGAACTATCACAG AATGAATATAAAAGAGGAATTAGTGGTTGGAACTTCAATCTTGACGACATGAAGGCTCAAGCTTCCCTG aTCCAGGATGCTGATGAACCTGTACCTGATAACATTCTGATGGGGACTTCCAATTCTCTGTCTGCTCTTGATGCACAACAAAAGCAATCACAATGTCATAACTTAGATGCAGTTGCAGACATG GAAGACAATGATATGATTCAGAACCAACAAGCTACTCTTCCACTCGTTGACACAACTTTATATGGTGCCAA AGTTAGAAGTGACAAATCCGATGACGATTCTAGCATTGCTAGTTCTAGCCATGAACCACATCTTTCACGAAATTCTTCACCTCGTCATGATGATCGTACTGAAAACAATTTGGGTGAAAAGCCTAATGTTGATAAACTGGAAGCTACGGCTATGCATAAAAGGCAATGCTCATCAGGCAGCAGTGGTTTATCAGAAGTTACTGATCCACTTATTAAAGGAGAGAG CGATAAATGTCCAAGTCAGCCCCAAAGTAATTTGAAATGCAATGCAGCAGTAGTTCCACAACTAGCAGATGATACACTTGCTGAGGTTCCTCCTAAAGCATATAAATCACCAG CAAATAATGATGAACTTGATGAGAAAGCAAAGGTGCCAGTTGTACAGCAGAAAGGACGTTTCAAAGTCACATCCGAGAATGTTGACTTAGAGAAG gTGGCCCCGGCTCCTATACTGCAAAAGAGTCACAGCTTGCAG GCgagtattttaaatttaatgaagCAAGCTGCTGATTTCGCAG CCAACCGTGCAGCTGACGGAGGATCCTCCCAGGCTACTAATGTGACAGAGAAG
- the LOC18783539 gene encoding serine/threonine-protein kinase OSR1 isoform X1, which yields MMEKMKYPIGPEHYTLYEEVGQGVSASVHRALCKPVDAIVAIKILDFERDNCDLNNISREAQTMILVDHPNVLKSHCSFVSDHNLWVVMPFMSGGSCLHILKAAYPDGFEEVVIATILREILKGLEYLHHHGHIHRDVKAGNILIDSRGAIKLGDFGVSACLFDSGDRQRMRNTFVGTPCWMAPEVMEQLHGYDFKADIWSFGITALELAHGHAPFSKYPPMKVLLMTLQNAPPGLDYERDRKFSKSFKQMIASCLVKDPSKRPSAKKLLKHSFFKQARSNDYIARTLLEGLPALGDRIKELKRKEEYMLAQKKMPDGQKEELSQNEYKRGISGWNFNLDDMKAQASLIQDADEPVPDNILMGTSNSLSALDAQQKQSQCHNLDAVADMEDNDMIQNQQATLPLVDTTLYGAKVRSDKSDDDSSIASSSHEPHLSRNSSPRHDDRTENNLGEKPNVDKLEATAMHKRQCSSGSSGLSEVTDPLIKGESDKCPSQPQSNLKCNAAVVPQLADDTLAEVPPKAYKSPANNDELDEKAKVPVVQQKGRFKVTSENVDLEKVAPAPILQKSHSLQVRSSEVISMSPASPLPSALPSPLPSPLTSPSDATPSAICGYFLFPLLNAVLQTNIIQRASILNLMKQAADFAANRAADGGSSQATNVTEKRQAALEREAELLNEIIELQRRLMSAHDELQKLKVDTA from the exons ATGATGGAGAAGATGAAGTATCCGATTGGACCAGAGCACTACACGCTGTATGAGGAGGTTGGGCAAGGCGTAAGCGCTTCCGTACATCGTGCGCTCTGTAAGCCCGTGGATGCTATCGTCGCCATCAAAATCCTCGATTTCGAACGCGACAATTGCGATCTG AACAACATTTCTCGTGAAGCGCAGACGATGATCCTGGTCGACCATCCTAATGTCCTCAAATCTCACTGTTCCTTTGTTAGTGATCATAATCTGTGGGTTGTCATGCCATTCATGTCTGGGGGTTCTTGTCTTCATATTTTGAAGGCAGCATACCCAGATGGTTTTGAGGAAGTTGTTATAGCCACCATATTACGTGAGATTTTGAAAGGTTTAGAGTATCTTCACCATCATGGCCACATTCATCGAGATGTCAAA GCTGGGAATATTCTCATTGATTCACGCGGTGCAATCAAGCTCGGGGATTTTGGGGTTTCTGCTTGCCTTTTTGATTCAGGTGATAGGCAGCGCATGAGAAACACATTTGTGGGAACACCTTGCTG GATGGCACCAGAGGTTATGGAGCAGTTACATGGTTATGATTTCAA GGCTGATATCTGGTCTTTTGGTATAACTGCATTGGAGCTTGCCCATGGCCATGCTCCTTTCTCAAAGTATCCTCCTATGAAG GTACTGCTCATGACATTGCAAAATGCACCTCCTGGCCTTGATTATGAAAGGGATAGGAAGTTTTCAAAG tcTTTTAAGCAGATGATTGCTAGTTGCTTGGTAAAGGATCCTTCAAAACGGCCTTCTGCAAAGAAGTTGTTGAAGCATTCCTTCTTCAAGCAAGCTCGGTCAAATGATTATATTGCACGAACACTTCTCGAGGGGCTGCCTGCTCTTGGTGATCGCATCAAGGAATTAAAG agaaaggaagagtATATGCTtgcacaaaagaaaatgccAGATGGGCAGAAGGAGGAACTATCACAG AATGAATATAAAAGAGGAATTAGTGGTTGGAACTTCAATCTTGACGACATGAAGGCTCAAGCTTCCCTG aTCCAGGATGCTGATGAACCTGTACCTGATAACATTCTGATGGGGACTTCCAATTCTCTGTCTGCTCTTGATGCACAACAAAAGCAATCACAATGTCATAACTTAGATGCAGTTGCAGACATG GAAGACAATGATATGATTCAGAACCAACAAGCTACTCTTCCACTCGTTGACACAACTTTATATGGTGCCAA AGTTAGAAGTGACAAATCCGATGACGATTCTAGCATTGCTAGTTCTAGCCATGAACCACATCTTTCACGAAATTCTTCACCTCGTCATGATGATCGTACTGAAAACAATTTGGGTGAAAAGCCTAATGTTGATAAACTGGAAGCTACGGCTATGCATAAAAGGCAATGCTCATCAGGCAGCAGTGGTTTATCAGAAGTTACTGATCCACTTATTAAAGGAGAGAG CGATAAATGTCCAAGTCAGCCCCAAAGTAATTTGAAATGCAATGCAGCAGTAGTTCCACAACTAGCAGATGATACACTTGCTGAGGTTCCTCCTAAAGCATATAAATCACCAG CAAATAATGATGAACTTGATGAGAAAGCAAAGGTGCCAGTTGTACAGCAGAAAGGACGTTTCAAAGTCACATCCGAGAATGTTGACTTAGAGAAG gTGGCCCCGGCTCCTATACTGCAAAAGAGTCACAGCTTGCAGGTTCGTAGTTCTGAG GTGATTAGCATGAGTCCTGCAAGTCCTCTACCATCAGCTCTTCCATCACCCTTACCATCACCTCTAACATCACCTTCTGATGCTACCCCATCAGCTATTTGTggctattttcttttcccattGTTAAACGCTGTTTTGCAGACAAATATTATTCAAAGG GCgagtattttaaatttaatgaagCAAGCTGCTGATTTCGCAG CCAACCGTGCAGCTGACGGAGGATCCTCCCAGGCTACTAATGTGACAGAGAAG
- the LOC18783539 gene encoding serine/threonine-protein kinase BLUS1 isoform X3, with protein MMEKMKYPIGPEHYTLYEEVGQGVSASVHRALCKPVDAIVAIKILDFERDNCDLNNISREAQTMILVDHPNVLKSHCSFVSDHNLWVVMPFMSGGSCLHILKAAYPDGFEEVVIATILREILKGLEYLHHHGHIHRDVKAGNILIDSRGAIKLGDFGVSACLFDSGDRQRMRNTFVGTPCWMAPEVMEQLHGYDFKADIWSFGITALELAHGHAPFSKYPPMKVLLMTLQNAPPGLDYERDRKFSKSFKQMIASCLVKDPSKRPSAKKLLKHSFFKQARSNDYIARTLLEGLPALGDRIKELKRKEEYMLAQKKMPDGQKEELSQNEYKRGISGWNFNLDDMKAQASLIQDADEPVPDNILMGTSNSLSALDAQQKQSQCHNLDAVADMEDNDMIQNQQATLPLVDTTLYGAKVRSDKSDDDSSIASSSHEPHLSRNSSPRHDDRTENNLGEKPNVDKLEATAMHKRQCSSGSSGLSEVTDPLIKGESDKCPSQPQSNLKCNAAVVPQLADDTLAEVPPKAYKSPANNDELDEKAKVPVVQQKGRFKVTSENVDLEKVAPAPILQKSHSLQVRSSEASILNLMKQAADFAANRAADGGSSQATNVTEKRQAALEREAELLNEIIELQRRLMSAHDELQKLKVDTA; from the exons ATGATGGAGAAGATGAAGTATCCGATTGGACCAGAGCACTACACGCTGTATGAGGAGGTTGGGCAAGGCGTAAGCGCTTCCGTACATCGTGCGCTCTGTAAGCCCGTGGATGCTATCGTCGCCATCAAAATCCTCGATTTCGAACGCGACAATTGCGATCTG AACAACATTTCTCGTGAAGCGCAGACGATGATCCTGGTCGACCATCCTAATGTCCTCAAATCTCACTGTTCCTTTGTTAGTGATCATAATCTGTGGGTTGTCATGCCATTCATGTCTGGGGGTTCTTGTCTTCATATTTTGAAGGCAGCATACCCAGATGGTTTTGAGGAAGTTGTTATAGCCACCATATTACGTGAGATTTTGAAAGGTTTAGAGTATCTTCACCATCATGGCCACATTCATCGAGATGTCAAA GCTGGGAATATTCTCATTGATTCACGCGGTGCAATCAAGCTCGGGGATTTTGGGGTTTCTGCTTGCCTTTTTGATTCAGGTGATAGGCAGCGCATGAGAAACACATTTGTGGGAACACCTTGCTG GATGGCACCAGAGGTTATGGAGCAGTTACATGGTTATGATTTCAA GGCTGATATCTGGTCTTTTGGTATAACTGCATTGGAGCTTGCCCATGGCCATGCTCCTTTCTCAAAGTATCCTCCTATGAAG GTACTGCTCATGACATTGCAAAATGCACCTCCTGGCCTTGATTATGAAAGGGATAGGAAGTTTTCAAAG tcTTTTAAGCAGATGATTGCTAGTTGCTTGGTAAAGGATCCTTCAAAACGGCCTTCTGCAAAGAAGTTGTTGAAGCATTCCTTCTTCAAGCAAGCTCGGTCAAATGATTATATTGCACGAACACTTCTCGAGGGGCTGCCTGCTCTTGGTGATCGCATCAAGGAATTAAAG agaaaggaagagtATATGCTtgcacaaaagaaaatgccAGATGGGCAGAAGGAGGAACTATCACAG AATGAATATAAAAGAGGAATTAGTGGTTGGAACTTCAATCTTGACGACATGAAGGCTCAAGCTTCCCTG aTCCAGGATGCTGATGAACCTGTACCTGATAACATTCTGATGGGGACTTCCAATTCTCTGTCTGCTCTTGATGCACAACAAAAGCAATCACAATGTCATAACTTAGATGCAGTTGCAGACATG GAAGACAATGATATGATTCAGAACCAACAAGCTACTCTTCCACTCGTTGACACAACTTTATATGGTGCCAA AGTTAGAAGTGACAAATCCGATGACGATTCTAGCATTGCTAGTTCTAGCCATGAACCACATCTTTCACGAAATTCTTCACCTCGTCATGATGATCGTACTGAAAACAATTTGGGTGAAAAGCCTAATGTTGATAAACTGGAAGCTACGGCTATGCATAAAAGGCAATGCTCATCAGGCAGCAGTGGTTTATCAGAAGTTACTGATCCACTTATTAAAGGAGAGAG CGATAAATGTCCAAGTCAGCCCCAAAGTAATTTGAAATGCAATGCAGCAGTAGTTCCACAACTAGCAGATGATACACTTGCTGAGGTTCCTCCTAAAGCATATAAATCACCAG CAAATAATGATGAACTTGATGAGAAAGCAAAGGTGCCAGTTGTACAGCAGAAAGGACGTTTCAAAGTCACATCCGAGAATGTTGACTTAGAGAAG gTGGCCCCGGCTCCTATACTGCAAAAGAGTCACAGCTTGCAGGTTCGTAGTTCTGAG GCgagtattttaaatttaatgaagCAAGCTGCTGATTTCGCAG CCAACCGTGCAGCTGACGGAGGATCCTCCCAGGCTACTAATGTGACAGAGAAG